Genomic segment of Umezawaea sp. Da 62-37:
GCCAGGACGTCGGTGACGAGGTCGGTGGTGTCTTCGCAGCCGGCGGACAGGCGGACGAGGCCTTCGGGGACGGGGTCGCCCCACTGGGCGCGGCGGTCGAGACTGGTGTGCAGGCCGCCGAAGCTGGTGCTGGCGGCGATCAGCCGGGACTTGCCGAGGAACACGTCCACGGCGGCCGCGTCGGGCAGCTGGAACGTGAGCACCCCGCCGAACCGGCGCATCTGCCGCGACGCCAGCTCGTACGCCACGTCCTGCGGCGCGCCGGGCCAGCGCAGTCCCGTCACGGCCGGGTGGACGCGCAGCACGTCGTAGAGCGCGGCGGCGTTCGCGGCCTGCCGGGTGAGCCGCAGGTCCAGCGTGCCGAGGCCGCGGTGCGCGAGCCACGCCTCGAACGGGCCGGGGATGGCGCCGCCGACGGTGCGGGCGCCGCGCAGCCGTTCGGCGAGCGCGGTGTCCGTTGTGGACACGTGGCCCAGCAGCACGTCGCTGTGCCCCGCGACGGCCTTGGTGTCGCTGGCGACCACGATGTCCGCGCCGAGCCGCAACGGCTGCTGCCCCAACGGGGTCGCGGTCGTGTTGTCCACGGCCACCAGCGCGCCCGCCGCGTGGGCCGCCTGGGACAGCGCGGTGATGTCGCACACGTCCAGGCCGGGGTTGGAGGGGGTTTCCAGCAGCACCAACGAGACGCCGTCGAAGTCCGGCCACGGTCCCGCGGTCGGCACCTCGCGGACCACCACGTCCATGTGCTCCGCGACGAACTTCCTGGTCAGGAAGTACCCGTCACCGGGCAGCACCACCGTGTCGCCGGTGCGCAGCAGCAGCCGCAGCACCGTGGAGACCGCCGCCATGCCGGAGGGGAACAGCACGCACTCGCCACCGTCCAGCTCCCCCAGCGCCGACTCCAGCGCCCGCCACGTCGGGTTGCCCGCCCGGCCGTAGGTGTCCTCGCCGGTGAGGTGGAACGCCGACGCGAACACCGGGCTGCCCATGAACGGCGAGCCCGGCGTGCGCTCCGGGGCCCCCGCGTGCACGACCCGCGTGCCGTCCCCGTACTCCCGCTCCCCGGACTCCCGGCCCCCAGGCTCCCCGCCCCCGGACTCCCTGTCCTCCGCCCGCGCGGTCACTGGCGTTCCGCCTTCGGCTCGCGGCCGATCAGCGCGGCGCCGAGCGTGCGCGGGTGCATGCCGTCGTGGCACACCATGTGCACGCCGTCGGTGAGCGGCATGTCCACGCCGTGGCGCTGCGCCAGCTCGCGGATCGACGAGCAGGACTTCACGCCTTCGGCGACCTGCCCGTGCGCGGCCTCCTGGGCCTGCGCGAGGCTTTCGCCCAGTCCGAGCCGGTGGCCGAAGGTCCGGTTGCGCGACAACGGGGACGCGCACGTCGCGACCAGGTCGCCGAGGCCGGCGAGACCCGCGAACGTCAGCGGGTCCGCGCCGAGCGCGGCACCGAGCCTGGCCGTCTCGGCGAGGCCGCGGGTGATGATGGAGGCCATCGTGTTGTCGCCGAACCCGAGCCCGGCGGCCATGCCGCAGGCGAGCGCGATGACGTTCTTGCAGGCTCCGCCCAGTTCGCAGCCGATCACGTCGGTGATGGTGTACGGCCGGAAGTAGCCGTTGGAGCAGGCCTGCTGCAACTCGACCGCGCGGTCGTGGTCGGTGCAGGCGATGACCGTCGCGGTGGGCTGCTCGGCGGCGATCTCCTTGGCCAGGTTGGGTCCGGACACGACGGCCACCTGGTCCTCGGGAACGCCCGCGACCTCGCGGATCACCTCGCTCATCCGCTTGAGCGTGCCCAGTTCCACGCCCTTGGCCAGGCTCACCAGCGTCGCGCCCTCCGGCAGCGAGTCCCGCCACCCCACCAGGTTCGCCCGCAGCGTCTGGCTGGGCACCGCCAGCACCACGGCCTGCGCGCCGTCGAGCGCCTTGTCCACGTCCGTGGTGGCGCTCAGGTTCGCGGGCAGCTTCGTGCCCGGCAGGTAGTCCTCGTTGATCCCGGCGCCGTTGACGGACTCGGCGACCGAGTCGCGCCTGGCCCACAGCACGACCTCCGGTCCCGAGTCGGCTATCACCTTGGCGAACGCGGTGCCCCACGACCCGGCACCCAGCACTGCCACCCGCTGCACGCTCATCAGTCCTCGTCCCGCTTGTTCTTCTCGGAGGTGTGGAAGCCCTCCGGGGCCTGCTCCCCGCGGATGTCGGCGAGGAGGTGCTTCACCTCGCCCATCAACAGGTCCGTCACGTCGCGCAGCAGCGCGATGGACTCCGGCCGCTCCCGGTACGCCGTCAGGTCGATCGGCTCGCCGATCCTGGTCTCGACCGTTTTGCGGGGCAGCGGCCGGAACTTCCTGTGGTACCCGTCGTAGATCTCCCTGGTGCCCCAGCGGGCGACCGGGATCACCGGGCCGTCGTGCTCCAGCGCCAGCCGGGCCACGCCGGTGCGCGAGGCCATCGGCCACCCGTCCGGGTCGCGGGTGATCGTGCCCTCGGGGTAGATCACCACGACCTGCCCGCCGGCCAGCGCCTCGTGCGCCGCGCGCAGGCTCTGCTGCGCGTCGGTCGTGCCGCGGTAGACCGGGATCTGCTTGGCCCCGCGCAGGATCGTCCCCATCACCGGCACGTTCCACAGGCTGTGCTTCGCCAGGAAGTGCGGCACCCGCCGGTGGCTGTGCACGAACACCGCGTCGAAGCACGGGTCCAGGTGCGACACGTGGTTCATCACCAGGAGCACGCTCCCGGTGGCGGGCAGGCGTTCGCCGTGCACCGTCCGCCGCCTGCCGAGCACCCCTGCCAGCGGGTACACGATCGCCGCGGCGACCCCGATCCAGAAGCCGCCCTTCTCCCTGACCACGTGTTCTCCCTCGCATCGCCCACCGCGGACCTGGAGTGTTCCTCGGGTGGCCCGGCCAGGTCCAGCCGACATCGGGGAGTATGGCGAGGTGCGCCGCGAAGTGGACCTAGTAGTCCCGGTCAAGACACTCGACAGGGCCAAGACCAGGCTGCTCGGGGCAGCCGACCACGGCCTTGGCGATCCGACGGCCCACGCCGCGCTCGCGTTGGCGCTGGCCCTGGACACCATCACCGCCGCCATCGGGGTCGTCCGCCGCGTGGTGGCCGTCACATCCGACCCCGCGGTCGTCGCCGAACTCCGCGCGCTGGGCGTGGAATCCGTCCCAGGCCCGGAGGGGTTGAACCCGGCGCTGCGCCACGCCGCGGCGCTGCTGCGGGCCCGCGACCCCCGCTCGGTCGTCGGCGCCCTGCAGGCCGACCTGCCCGCGCTGCACCCCGACGAGTTGGGGGCGGCGCTCGACGCGGCGGCCGGGCGGCGCGCGTTCTGCCCGGACCGCCAGGGCACCGGCACCACCCTGCTGCTGTCCGCGCCGGGCGCGGACCTCGACCCGCGCTTCGGCGTCGGCTCGGCCGACGCGCACACGGCGTCCGGCGCGATCGCGCTGCTCGGGCCGTGGCAGTCGCTGCGCACCGACGTGGACACCGCGGAGGACCTCGGCCTCGCGGCGGCGCTGGGCCTGGGCACCCGGACGGCCGCGCTGCTGCCGGTGTGCGGTTAGCTGTCGGCATGACCGAGCAGGCCACCGCGAGCGCCTTCCACGCCGACGGTTCGGCGACCGTGCTGCGCGACGACGGCCTGCTCGTCGACGTGACACCGGACGCCGTCTCGGCAGGCGGTTGGCGGTCGCTGCGCCCCGGCCAGCGGGTCACTCTCCGTCGCAACGCCCAGGGCGACGTCACCGCTGTGCTCCGCCCCGCCTGATTCCACGTCGGCTGTGACCGGGAGTTCACCTCGTAGTCGCCCTCAGTCGGGGCGATAACGCGTTCCGCACGGCACAATGCAGTGGTGACCACGGACGACAGCGACGACAAGGCGACGCCGAAGCGACGGACCCGGACGGCAGCGGCGGCGGGGACCCCGCGGCGCAAACCCCGCCCCGCGACCCGTCGTGCGCGGACCCCGGACCCGGTCGTGGAGTCGCCACCCGCTGTGACGACCGGGACGAGGCCGGTGCCGTCGTCACCCCCGGCCGTGACCGCCGGGGAGGAGCTGACGCCGGACCTGCCGGACGACCGCTACTTCAACCGCGAACTGTCCTGGTTGGACTTCAACGCGCGGGTGCTGGCGCTCGCCGAGGACTCGTCGCAGCCGCTGCTCGAACGGGCGAAGTTCCTGGCGATCTTCGCGTCGAACCTCGACGAGTTCTACATGGTCAGGGTCGCGGGTCTGAAGCGCCGCGACGAGACGGGGCTGTCGGTGCGCAGCGCGGACGGCCTGACGCCGCGCGAGCAGCTGGCGAACATCTCCAAGCGCACGCAGGAACTCGTGGAGCAGCACGCGCGGGCGTTCCTCGACCACGTCGGCCCCGGTCTGGACAGCAGCGGCATCAGCCTCGTGACCTGGGCCGAGCTCACGGACTTCGACCGGTTGCGGCTGGCGAACTACTTCAGCGACCAGGTGTTCCCGGTGCTGACGCCGCTCGCGGTCGACCCGGCGCACCCGTTCCCCTACATCTCGGGGCTGTCGTTGAACCTCGCCGTCACGGTGCGGGACCCGGAGGGCGGCACGGAGCGGTTCGCGCGGGTCAAGGTGCCGGACAACGTGCCGCGCCTGGTCAGGGTGGAAGCCGACCGGGCGAGCAGTTCGGCGACGTTCCTGCCGCTGGAGCAGCTGATCGCCGCGCACCTGGGCGAGCTGTTCGCGGGCATGGAGGTCATCGAGTGCCACGCGTTCCGGGTCACCCGCAACGCCGACCTCGACGTCGAGGAGGACCGCGACGAGGACCTGCTCCAGGCGTTGGAGCGCGAGCTGGCGCGGCGCCGGTTCGGGCCCCCGGTGCGCCTGGAGGTCGCGGACGACATGACCGAGCACATGCTCGAACTGCTGCTGCGGGAGATGGAGGTCGACCCGCACGACGTGGTGCAGGTGCCGGGTCTGCTGGACCTGTCGTGCCTGTTCCAGCTGTACAGCCTGGACCGCAAGCAGCTGAAGGACCCGGCGTTCGTGCCCGCCACGCACCCGGCGTTCGGTGAGCGCGAGACGCCGAAGAGCGTGTTCGCGACCCTGCGCGAGGGCGACGTGATGGTGCACCACCCGTACGACTCGTTCTCCACGAGCGTGCAGCGGTTCATCGAGCAGGCCGCGGCGGACCCGCACGTGCTGGCGATCAAGCAGACGCTGTACCGGACTTCCGGCGATTCCCCGATCGTGGACGCGCTGGTCGACGCGGCCGAGGCGGGCAAGCAGGTCGTGGCGCTGGTGGAGATCAAGGCGCGGTTCGACGAGCAGGCGAACATCAAGTGGGCGCGGCAGCTGGAGAAGGCGGGCGTGCACGTCGTGTACGGGCTCGTCGGCCTCAAGACGCACTGCAAGACGTCGCTGGTGGTGCGCCAGGAGGGTTCCACGATCCGGCGGTACTGCCACATCGGCACCGGCAACTACAACCCGAAGACCGCGCGGCTCTACGAGGACGTCGGCATCCTGACCGCCGAGCCGTCCGTGGGCGCGGACCTGACGGACCTGTTCAACGTCCTGACCGGGTACGCGCGGCAGGACAACTACCGCAGCATCCTGGTCGCCCCGTACGGGGTGCGGCGCGGCATCGTGGAGCGCATCCAGGACGAGATCGACCTGGCCCGCGCGGGTCACCCGGCCGGTGTGCGGATCAAGGTGAACTCCCTGGTGGACGAGGAGGTCATCGACGCGCTGTACCGCGCTTCGCAGGCC
This window contains:
- a CDS encoding cystathionine gamma-lyase; this encodes MTARAEDRESGGGEPGGRESGEREYGDGTRVVHAGAPERTPGSPFMGSPVFASAFHLTGEDTYGRAGNPTWRALESALGELDGGECVLFPSGMAAVSTVLRLLLRTGDTVVLPGDGYFLTRKFVAEHMDVVVREVPTAGPWPDFDGVSLVLLETPSNPGLDVCDITALSQAAHAAGALVAVDNTTATPLGQQPLRLGADIVVASDTKAVAGHSDVLLGHVSTTDTALAERLRGARTVGGAIPGPFEAWLAHRGLGTLDLRLTRQAANAAALYDVLRVHPAVTGLRWPGAPQDVAYELASRQMRRFGGVLTFQLPDAAAVDVFLGKSRLIAASTSFGGLHTSLDRRAQWGDPVPEGLVRLSAGCEDTTDLVTDVLAALT
- a CDS encoding NAD(P)H-dependent glycerol-3-phosphate dehydrogenase, with translation MSVQRVAVLGAGSWGTAFAKVIADSGPEVVLWARRDSVAESVNGAGINEDYLPGTKLPANLSATTDVDKALDGAQAVVLAVPSQTLRANLVGWRDSLPEGATLVSLAKGVELGTLKRMSEVIREVAGVPEDQVAVVSGPNLAKEIAAEQPTATVIACTDHDRAVELQQACSNGYFRPYTITDVIGCELGGACKNVIALACGMAAGLGFGDNTMASIITRGLAETARLGAALGADPLTFAGLAGLGDLVATCASPLSRNRTFGHRLGLGESLAQAQEAAHGQVAEGVKSCSSIRELAQRHGVDMPLTDGVHMVCHDGMHPRTLGAALIGREPKAERQ
- a CDS encoding lysophospholipid acyltransferase family protein; the protein is MVREKGGFWIGVAAAIVYPLAGVLGRRRTVHGERLPATGSVLLVMNHVSHLDPCFDAVFVHSHRRVPHFLAKHSLWNVPVMGTILRGAKQIPVYRGTTDAQQSLRAAHEALAGGQVVVIYPEGTITRDPDGWPMASRTGVARLALEHDGPVIPVARWGTREIYDGYHRKFRPLPRKTVETRIGEPIDLTAYRERPESIALLRDVTDLLMGEVKHLLADIRGEQAPEGFHTSEKNKRDED
- the cofC gene encoding 2-phospho-L-lactate guanylyltransferase; protein product: MDLVVPVKTLDRAKTRLLGAADHGLGDPTAHAALALALALDTITAAIGVVRRVVAVTSDPAVVAELRALGVESVPGPEGLNPALRHAAALLRARDPRSVVGALQADLPALHPDELGAALDAAAGRRAFCPDRQGTGTTLLLSAPGADLDPRFGVGSADAHTASGAIALLGPWQSLRTDVDTAEDLGLAAALGLGTRTAALLPVCG
- a CDS encoding RNA degradosome polyphosphate kinase encodes the protein MTTDDSDDKATPKRRTRTAAAAGTPRRKPRPATRRARTPDPVVESPPAVTTGTRPVPSSPPAVTAGEELTPDLPDDRYFNRELSWLDFNARVLALAEDSSQPLLERAKFLAIFASNLDEFYMVRVAGLKRRDETGLSVRSADGLTPREQLANISKRTQELVEQHARAFLDHVGPGLDSSGISLVTWAELTDFDRLRLANYFSDQVFPVLTPLAVDPAHPFPYISGLSLNLAVTVRDPEGGTERFARVKVPDNVPRLVRVEADRASSSATFLPLEQLIAAHLGELFAGMEVIECHAFRVTRNADLDVEEDRDEDLLQALERELARRRFGPPVRLEVADDMTEHMLELLLREMEVDPHDVVQVPGLLDLSCLFQLYSLDRKQLKDPAFVPATHPAFGERETPKSVFATLREGDVMVHHPYDSFSTSVQRFIEQAAADPHVLAIKQTLYRTSGDSPIVDALVDAAEAGKQVVALVEIKARFDEQANIKWARQLEKAGVHVVYGLVGLKTHCKTSLVVRQEGSTIRRYCHIGTGNYNPKTARLYEDVGILTAEPSVGADLTDLFNVLTGYARQDNYRSILVAPYGVRRGIVERIQDEIDLARAGHPAGVRIKVNSLVDEEVIDALYRASQAGVRVDVVVRGVCALKPGIRGLSENIHVRSILGRFLEHSRVFHFVGADEHWIGSADMMHRNLDRRVEVQLRVTGPKLTAQLDDMFDSALEPATRCWVLRSDGEWDASPSDGTVVRDHQVEMLRRHRALA